One Vigna unguiculata cultivar IT97K-499-35 chromosome 7, ASM411807v1, whole genome shotgun sequence genomic region harbors:
- the LOC114190404 gene encoding uncharacterized protein LOC114190404 — MEGKLSRAAKKIEPSSIQGLSHLAQRCNAINLAEGFPDFPAPSHIKNAAISAINSDFNQYRSVQGVCDYLAKVMKETHGLDIDPLTDVAICCGQSEAFAAAIFATIDPGDEVIIFDPSYESYEGCVAMAGGVAIHVPLDPPHWTLDSSKLLRSFTERTKVVVLNSPHNPTGKVFTKGELEIIAGECCSRNCLAITDEVYEHVTYDNLKHISLVSFPGMQERTIITSSLSKSFSVTGWRIGWAIAPTFLASAIKNIHVRLTDCAPAPFQEAALIALRSPPEYFESLRSDYQSKRDYIVNLLGGVGFKIEFIPQGSFFLFAELPENCPLSDEEFVKKLILQAGVVAVPGRGFFHTNVSSDEVSNLPYSYQKRYIRFAFCKSDATLTMAAEKLGKLLDAKGHLVLY; from the exons ATGGAAGGAAAGTTGTCACGCGCAGCAAAGAAGATTGAACCCTCTTCGATTCAAGGACTCTCCCATCTTGCTCAGCGATGCAACGCCATCAACCTCGCCGAGGGCTTCCCCGACTTCCCCGCTCCTTCCCACATAAAAAACGCCGCCATTTCTGCCATCAACTCCGACTTCAACCAGTACAG GAGCGTGCAAGGTGTATGCGACTACTTGGCCAAGGTCATGAAGGAGACACATGGTTTAGACATCGACCCTCTTACGGACGTAGCCATTTGCTGCGGTCAAAGCGAGGCCTTTGCGGCTGCAATCTTTGCAA CAATTGACCCGGGTGACGAGGTCATAATATTTGACCCTTCCTATGAATCATATGAAGGATGTGTTGCCATGGCCGGGGGAGTAGCT ATTCACGTGCCACTTGATCCACCTCATTGGACCCTGGATTCAAGCAAATTACTCCGATCATTTACTGAGAGAACTAAAGTCGTAGTACTGAACAG CCCTCACAATCCTACTGGCAAAGTTTTCACAAAAGGGGAACTTGAGATTATAGCTGGGGAATGCTGCAGCAGGAATTGCTTGGCTATAACAGATGAA GTATATGAACACGTAACGTATGACAATCTAAAACATATATCCCTTGTCTCATTTCCTGGGATGCAAGAGCGGACTATAATAACATCTTCTTTGTCCAAATCATTTAGTGTCACAG GTTGGAGGATTGGATGGGCAATTGCACCAACTTTTCTTGCGTCtgctataaaaaatattcacgtTAGACTCACAGATTGTGCCCCAGCACCTTTTCAGGAAGCTGCATTGATTGCTTTGAGAAGTCCTCCAGAATACTTTGAATCCCTCCGAAGT GATTATCAATCAAAAAGAGACTATATCGTAAATTTGCTAGGGGGAGTAGGTTTCAAGATTGAGTTTATACCTCAGggttctttctttttatttgctGAGCTTCCTGAAAATTGCCCACTTTCAGAT GAAGAATTTGTTAAGAAACTAATATTACAAGCAGGGGTTGTGGCCGTTCCAGGACGAGGATTTTTTCATACAAACGTATCATCAGATGAAGTTTCTAACTTACCCTATTCCTACCAGAAGAGATACATCAGGTTTGCATTCTGCAAAAGCGATGCGACTTTAACTATGGCGGCAGAAAAACTGGGTAAGCTTTTGGATGCTAAAGGGCATCTTGTGCTATATTAG